From Amia ocellicauda isolate fAmiCal2 chromosome 12, fAmiCal2.hap1, whole genome shotgun sequence, a single genomic window includes:
- the mrpl18 gene encoding large ribosomal subunit protein uL18m isoform X1, producing MSVVGNLRRKVRFFLGRVRSQSASGTAVKDYPIDTDLSPDVRLLSTAVSSARAREEAEAETDANELVSEKFMNRNPRNLERMALAVKDRGWATVWPSRHNWHRLVLSRTQHHVTAQVLSGAPSSLSLPVLSASTQEWAIKRHLPSTRGVSACENIGRVLAQRCLEAGIQHVTFRAIPWEFRSQSVQRFCTALKEGGLILSEPRRIYREMHKKKD from the exons ATGTCGGTTGTGGGAAATTTGCGGCGGAAAGTGAGATTCTTCCTCGGTAGAGTCCGGAGTCAATCGGCATCCGGGACTGCAGTCAAGGACTATCCGATAGACACAG atctcTCTCCAGATGTGCGGTTGCTGAGCACAGCTGTCTCCTCTGCTAGGGCGAGGGAGGAGGCAGAAGCAGAGACAGACGCTAACGAGCTCGTTAGTGAAAAATTCATGAATAGGAACCCGCGGAACCTGGAGCGGATGGCCCTCGCAGTGAAGGACAGAGGTTGGGCGACTGTGTGGCCCTCCAGACACAACTGGCACAG gctggtGCTCTCTCGCACTCAGCACCACGTCACAGCGCAGGTCCTCTCCGgcgccccctcctccctctctctgcccgtGCTCTCTGCATCCACCCAGGAGTGGGCCATCAAACGCCACCTTCCCTCCACCCGGGGCGTTTCCGCCTGCGAGAACATTGGCCGAGTGTTGGCTCAACGCTGCCTGGAGGCTGGCATCCAGCACGTCACCTTCAGAGCCATCCCCTGGGAGTTCCGCTCGCAGTCT GTCCAGAGGTTCTGTACAGCGCTGAAAGAGGGAGGACTCATACTGAGTGAACCCAGACGCATCTACAGAGAGATGCACAAAAAGAAAGactga
- the mrpl18 gene encoding large ribosomal subunit protein uL18m isoform X2, with amino-acid sequence MSVVGNLRRKVRFFLGRVRSQSASGTAVKDYPIDTDVRLLSTAVSSARAREEAEAETDANELVSEKFMNRNPRNLERMALAVKDRGWATVWPSRHNWHRLVLSRTQHHVTAQVLSGAPSSLSLPVLSASTQEWAIKRHLPSTRGVSACENIGRVLAQRCLEAGIQHVTFRAIPWEFRSQSVQRFCTALKEGGLILSEPRRIYREMHKKKD; translated from the exons ATGTCGGTTGTGGGAAATTTGCGGCGGAAAGTGAGATTCTTCCTCGGTAGAGTCCGGAGTCAATCGGCATCCGGGACTGCAGTCAAGGACTATCCGATAGACACAG ATGTGCGGTTGCTGAGCACAGCTGTCTCCTCTGCTAGGGCGAGGGAGGAGGCAGAAGCAGAGACAGACGCTAACGAGCTCGTTAGTGAAAAATTCATGAATAGGAACCCGCGGAACCTGGAGCGGATGGCCCTCGCAGTGAAGGACAGAGGTTGGGCGACTGTGTGGCCCTCCAGACACAACTGGCACAG gctggtGCTCTCTCGCACTCAGCACCACGTCACAGCGCAGGTCCTCTCCGgcgccccctcctccctctctctgcccgtGCTCTCTGCATCCACCCAGGAGTGGGCCATCAAACGCCACCTTCCCTCCACCCGGGGCGTTTCCGCCTGCGAGAACATTGGCCGAGTGTTGGCTCAACGCTGCCTGGAGGCTGGCATCCAGCACGTCACCTTCAGAGCCATCCCCTGGGAGTTCCGCTCGCAGTCT GTCCAGAGGTTCTGTACAGCGCTGAAAGAGGGAGGACTCATACTGAGTGAACCCAGACGCATCTACAGAGAGATGCACAAAAAGAAAGactga
- the LOC136764012 gene encoding GTPase IMAP family member 9-like, whose amino-acid sequence MDFEMVPSPSAQDPGEGSQAAIREAQRLSELRIVLLGGSGAGKSTALNTILGREEYTKITRKLQGLKKQAARFEERDSRAVKEHLELLSKRVWTYTVVLFTRGEKLGEITIEQHIERGGEELRRLVEMCGSRYHVLSDNNIDQVSGLLEKIDKMVAEKGGGGDVFLREELHQEVGRRVRQMEKELQREQEEELGSYVEDLRLRLEHELNRKLEELRRQFGEEVNRNLDELKERMHK is encoded by the exons ATGGATTTTGAGATGGTTCCTTCACCCTCAGCCCAGGACCCAG gggaGGGAAGCCAGGCTGCTATCCGTGAGGCACAGCGTCTTTCAGAGCTGAGGATTGTGCTGTTGGGTGGGAGTGGGGCTGGCAAGAGTACAGCCTTAAACACCATCCTGGGCAGAGAGGAGTATACGAAGATTACAAGGAAGTTGCAGGGTCTCAAGAAACAGGCAGCTAGATTTGAGG AGAGAGACAGTAGAGCAGTGAAGGAGCACCTGGAGCTCCTCAGTAAACGAGTCTGGACATACACTGTAGTTCTGTTCACAAGGGGGGAAAAGCTAGGAGAGATCACCATCGAGCAGCACATAGAGAGAGGTGGGGAGGAACTCCGGAGGCTGGTTGAGATGTGTGGGAGCAGGTATCATGTTCTCAGTGATAACAATATCGATCAGGTGTCAGGGCTCCTGGAGAAGATAGACAAGATGGTGGCAGAGAAGGGGGGCGGAGGAGATGTGTTTCTACGAGAGGAGCTCCATCAGGAGGTGGGGAGGAGAGTGAGGCAGATGGAGAAGGAGCTGCAgagggagcaggaggaggagctTGGCAGCTACGTGGAGGATCTGAGACTGCGGCTTGAGCATGAGTTGAACAGGAAGCTTGAGGAGCTGAGACGGCAGTTTGGGGAGGAAGTAAACAGGAACCTGGATGAGCTGAAGGAGAGGATGCACAAGTAA